TCGCGTCTTTTACTATGATATCGCATTCCACATCGGGATGCGATCCAAGACAGCCGGGATAGACGAACAAACCGGCCATATCTTCAATTTCGACATGAGTCGTGTCAACGTTCGTTACCCAGAGAGCCGCCCTGTAGTTTGCGGCAGCAGCGCGCGCGCGGCCTGAATCGCTCCACCAGAAGAACTCCGCGCCGTCGCCCGGCCCGGCTTCAAGCATGTCCGGTGTGGGCTCCGCAGGATAGCCCGCACTCTCATTGTTATCTTCGCTGTCACAGCCAATGGCCAAAAGAACCATCAGGCACAAAGGCAGCATGTATAAACGGCTCATTTACACCACTCACATCTGTTGATTGTTGTCCTTGCTTACCCTAATGGCAAACAATGGACCACAATGACAAATATGACATTGTCACTCTAAAATCATGAATCAAGAAACACAATTAGTCAAGATCTGTTCTGTCTCCGACCTGCCTCGCAATGGCGGAAAGGGATTTCAAGTCGGTTCACTCGAACTCGCAATTTTTCAATCGGACGGTAAACTTTATGCCACTGACGATTTGTGCTCGCACGAAGATGAATACCTGAGCGACGGGTGGCTCGAAGGCAACTGCATTGAATGTCCCCGGCACGGTGCACGCTTCTCACTTGATACCGGCGAAGCTCTCTCGCTGCCGGCCACGGAACCCATTCAGGTATTCGGAGTAGAACGGAAAGGCGATGACATCTACGTCGCCATTCCGGTGAAATATCTGCAAACGGAGGGAGCGTGAGTTCCATTCTGGGACGGGACGTCCGCAAGGATTTCCCCATATTGAACGTGAAGGTCAACGGCAAGCCGTTGGTCTATCTCGATAGTGCCGCAAGTTCGCAAAAACCGAACGAAGTGATGACCGCATACTGCAAGTTCTGCGAGTCGCGCTACGCCAACGTTCACCGCGGCATCCATACACTCGGTGAGGCCGCGACGGGGGATTACGAAGCCGCTCGTAGGGCGATTGCCGCTTTTATCAAGGCACCGGCGCTTGAAGGTGTGATATTCACTCGCGGGACGACCGAGTCCATAAACCTGGTTGCGCATTCCTTCGGCAGCAAGTTTATCAAGCACGGACAGGCGATCGTTCTGACTCCGATGGAGCACCACGCTAACTTGATTCCGTGGCAGCAGGTGGCGAAATCCGTCGGTGCGGAGCTGCGCTTCATTCCGATAAAGAGTGATGGAACTCTTGACCTTGCGGAAGCGCGCAAACTGATTGACCATAAAACAGCGCTTGTTGCCGTGACACATGTCTCAAACGTGCTCGGAACAATTAACCCCGTCGGTGAACTTGTGCAATTGGCGCATAAGGTTGGCGCGAAAATTCTAATTGACGGCGCGCAGTCTGTTCCTCATATGCCCGTGAACTTGAGCGAATTGAATGCGGACTTTTACGCATTCTCCGCGCACAAAATGCTCGGCCCGACCGGCATTGGCGTGCTCTACGGCAGACCGGAAATTCTCGATGACATGGAGCCGTATATGACCGGCGGCGAAATGATTCGGGAAGTCTTTCTTGACCACGCGACATGGAACAAGTTGCCCTATAAGTTCGAAGCCGGAACCCCCGCCATTGCGGAAGCGGTAAGCCTGACCGCTGCCGTTGCCTATCTCGAGGAAATCGGGATGGACAGAATCGAGCAATTCGACCAGCATCTCACCATGCACGCTCTCGAAAAGCTTTCGGCTGAGCCCAAGTTGCAAATCTACGGTCCGCGAACTTTTCGCGGCGGTGTGGTGTCCTTCAATGTGCCGGGCGTTCATCCCCACGACCTTGCGGCTTTGCTTGACCGCGAAGGAGTGGCAATTCGCGCCGGCCACCATTGCTGCCAGCCGCTCATGCGCTGGCTGGGTGTACAGGCAACCGCGCGTGCCAGCGTTTACTTGTACAATACCCTTGACGACATCGACCAATTGGTAGCTGCCGTTCGTACGGCACGGGCGATACTCGCATGACCGACCTGTACAGCGATATCCTGCTGGATCACTATAAACTGCCGCGCAACAAGGGCAAGCTTGCCGAAGAGACCCATTCGATGGAGGGCAAGAACCCGCTCTGCGGTGACGAACTGATTCTGCATTTGAAGCTCGTGGATGACAGGATTGCCGACATCTCTTTTGAAGGCAACGGCTGTGCGATTTCGATGGCAAGCGCTTCGATGTTGACGGAAGACTTGAAGGGACGCACGATTGCCGAAGTTCAAAAAAGAATCGAGCAATTTCGCAGTTTCATCCGCGAGGGCAAGGTACCGGACGGCGAACCCATGGACGACATGACTTCCCTTGCCGGCGTCGCACAATTGCCGGTGCGTGTCAAATGTGCCACCCTGCCTTGGACCACCATGGAAGAGGCACTGAAATCGATTCCTGAATAAGCCCCTGCTTTTCGCTAAAAGCCCCGTCTTGGGGCTTTTTTGTGCCCGAGAAGACCCAAAAGAGGGTCATTTTGAATTGCATTAGGTTATAGAGAACGCTATATTCCCCATTGTTCTCATCTGGCCTGGAATTTGCGCAACTCATTGCATTATGCGCTTTTAAGGGCTGTTATGAACCACCAATTATCGGACCTGCGAAAAATTTGCCTCCTCGGAATTAATCCGGTAACTTCTGCATTTGCCGCCGCCCTGAAAAATTCGGGTTTTCGGGGAGAACTGTTTGGCGTAGATAGCGAAAAGATCGTCAAGGACGCTTGGGGCAAGACGGTCATCACGGACGGAAGTACAAGCCTTGACGAAGGGCTTAAGAACAGCGACCTCGTCGCTCTTGGTGAATCAAAACATCTCCCCGAAGATACCTTTGCATTTGCCGTGGACCGGGCGGCATCGGACGCGGTGATGTTGGACATGATTTCGAATCGTCACCGGCTTGACCGTTCAATTGCGGTTGCAGCGCGACGGGATTTGCACTACATCGGATTTCATATTGAGCCGACGCTTGGAACGACGGCCGATTGCAGTGCAAACATACGCGCTTTCTTCAGCGGCAAAACGGTTTTGCTGACGCCGCAGTTCAAGTCCGATATTCCGGCAGCAGAAATGCTGACGACAGTTTTTGTCGCGTGTGGTGCAAGTGTGCACTCCATGAATCAGGACAAATTCGACGAGCGGCATGCTCAGTTTGACTTGGTATCCGATGTCTTGAAGTTTCTGGAACTGGAGACAATCTTGCGAAACTGCCGGCCGGAGCAGGTGGTGACTCAGCATTTGGAAAGCCGGATAAGTCAACAGCTTGACTACTGTTCGGATTCGCGCAAATCGGAATGGTTGAAAGAACTTGCTGATAATCGCTCGGAAGTTATCAAGGTGCTCTCCACGATTGAAGCAACCGTCGGGAATCTGCGCACAAATCTGCTGATTGGTTCACTGGACGAGCATGTCGCTTCCGTGATTCAGGCCGGGCGCGCGCTGCTGTCGAAAGCGGTGAGCAGCGAAGGGCCGGAACTGATCGTTAATACTGGCGACAGCCCGCGAGTGATGCAGGCGATTGCGACCGCCATGGCGGAAGCGCGGATCGCGATTGACCGGATTGAACGGCTGACTGAGCGCGGTGACGGTTATTTCAAATTGAGGCTGCTCTCATTGGATGAGCGGGCGCGCGCCGAGAGTGTGTTGCGAACCGCAGGAATAGAAACAGAACAAACGGATTGAATTGGAGATTGTTCTACGGAACAGGCACATTCCCCCGCCACGGATCTCGTCGAACTGACGCTTCCTGATCCACTTGAATTATTTCGGAACGATTTCAACAAAGTCGCCTTGCTCGGAGTGGGGCTGATTGGCGGCTCTATTGGCTTAAAATTGAAGGCGATGCAATTCACCGGCACGGTGGTTGGTTATGACCGTGAGGAGGTGCTGCAGGAAGCCATCATGCGCGGCGCGATTGATCAGGGTGTCGGTGACATTTCTGAAGCGATTGCCG
This genomic interval from bacterium contains the following:
- a CDS encoding non-heme iron oxygenase ferredoxin subunit; protein product: MNQETQLVKICSVSDLPRNGGKGFQVGSLELAIFQSDGKLYATDDLCSHEDEYLSDGWLEGNCIECPRHGARFSLDTGEALSLPATEPIQVFGVERKGDDIYVAIPVKYLQTEGA
- the sufS gene encoding SufS family cysteine desulfurase, whose product is MLGRDVRKDFPILNVKVNGKPLVYLDSAASSQKPNEVMTAYCKFCESRYANVHRGIHTLGEAATGDYEAARRAIAAFIKAPALEGVIFTRGTTESINLVAHSFGSKFIKHGQAIVLTPMEHHANLIPWQQVAKSVGAELRFIPIKSDGTLDLAEARKLIDHKTALVAVTHVSNVLGTINPVGELVQLAHKVGAKILIDGAQSVPHMPVNLSELNADFYAFSAHKMLGPTGIGVLYGRPEILDDMEPYMTGGEMIREVFLDHATWNKLPYKFEAGTPAIAEAVSLTAAVAYLEEIGMDRIEQFDQHLTMHALEKLSAEPKLQIYGPRTFRGGVVSFNVPGVHPHDLAALLDREGVAIRAGHHCCQPLMRWLGVQATARASVYLYNTLDDIDQLVAAVRTARAILA
- a CDS encoding SUF system NifU family Fe-S cluster assembly protein, yielding MTDLYSDILLDHYKLPRNKGKLAEETHSMEGKNPLCGDELILHLKLVDDRIADISFEGNGCAISMASASMLTEDLKGRTIAEVQKRIEQFRSFIREGKVPDGEPMDDMTSLAGVAQLPVRVKCATLPWTTMEEALKSIPE
- a CDS encoding prephenate dehydrogenase/arogenate dehydrogenase family protein translates to MNHQLSDLRKICLLGINPVTSAFAAALKNSGFRGELFGVDSEKIVKDAWGKTVITDGSTSLDEGLKNSDLVALGESKHLPEDTFAFAVDRAASDAVMLDMISNRHRLDRSIAVAARRDLHYIGFHIEPTLGTTADCSANIRAFFSGKTVLLTPQFKSDIPAAEMLTTVFVACGASVHSMNQDKFDERHAQFDLVSDVLKFLELETILRNCRPEQVVTQHLESRISQQLDYCSDSRKSEWLKELADNRSEVIKVLSTIEATVGNLRTNLLIGSLDEHVASVIQAGRALLSKAVSSEGPELIVNTGDSPRVMQAIATAMAEARIAIDRIERLTERGDGYFKLRLLSLDERARAESVLRTAGIETEQTD